From Flaviflexus ciconiae:
CGGCTAGTCTCTAGCGGCCTAGTCTCTAGCGGCACAGAGCCCCCACATAACCCAGTACTGAGGCCCGCCCCTTCGTGGGGCGGGCCTCGTGCTGAACGGCTTCTGAGTTAACGCGCTACATCTGGAAGACCGCTGCTGCGGCGAGTGCACCGAAGGCGTTGAGTGCCCAGTGAAGTCCAATGGGGGCGAGGACCGACTCCGACCTGTGCCTCAGCCAGGTAAAGGCGGCACCGGCGAAGGACGTGGCAATAACGGCGAGGCCTATACCAACCCACTGGGCCAAGGTTCCTGTGCCAAGCATTGCAGTGAGGCCTTCGTTGCCGGCGGTCAGGTTGAGGGACGAGGCAACATGCCACAGGCCAAAGAGGATCGAACCGGCAAAGAGAACGGCCCGGATCCCGCCAAGCTTCTGGAGGGAGCTATGCAGGATCCCGCGGAAAGCCAGTTCTTCCGGGAGGACAGTTTGGATGGGGATGAGGACGAAGGCCGCAAGTAGCGCAGTTCGTGCCGAAGAATAGGAGTCGTTGAGGAAGAAGTCCCGCGTTATTGGCAAGAGAACTCCGATAAGAACCCCGAGGAGGACAATACCGGCGGCGATAGAACCATACTTCAGCCCCTTCTTCAGGGTGCTTCGGGAAATACCAATATCGGCCATCGTGTGGCCCATGGCTCTGCCGAGCAAAAGAATGACGCCGACACCGACGGGGATCGTAAAGAACCAAAGGGAGAGCGGCGTGAAGTGCGCAAGAAAATTCAGACCTGCGAGAAGCCCGATAACGGAAACGACCGTGATGATCTCTTTCCGATGACTGTATGACGGGGGTGCGTCAAGGCCATTGGGCTCGGCAACGGACAGCTCGGTATCCGGCTCGGTCTTCGTGAGTACTGTCATCGCCAAGGAGTCTAACGACGGAAGGGGTCGCGCGGGCAACAATTGGGGGAAACTCCCCTGATGTGTGCCAGGCTCCTTCCAGTCTGGACACCAGTTTTGGGGACATATCCGCCATTTTCTCCCAATAACTCTCCAGCCTGCACATATGTCACCCCACCGGCATATGTTGTTGCACTGCGTTCCTCAAAGCCTTCGCACGGTTGCCGTTCTCGGCCTCGTTTCCTCCCGCCGGGCCGCCCGCACGTCGTGCGCAAGTCCCCGGTTCCGAGATGGCAAGACATGTTGTTTTGCTAAGCGCTCATTTGCATCCCACAGCGCCCGGCGGACCGTAAACTAGGCCCATGGCCATCGCTGACATCGCACGGAAGCTTGAGGACTCCTTCAACCGCAGGGGAACCGTTAAGCGTGTCGAAAAGGGATGGCGGCCCTCCATCATCGGCTTCACCGGATACGGGTCTGTCACGTCCCTGCACGTTCTTGGCCGGGTTGTTATGGCGGACCCGAACAGTAAGTCACTATTCAAACCACTCCGACTACCACCCTCGGCTCACACGGTCCTTGGCACCGTCCAGGAGGCCTTCGAGCAGGCGCAGAAACTGTCCGACACTGCCCAGCGGGGGTGGCGCCAGTTCTTCACAACCCAGGTGGGTTTCCTTCCGGTCACGATCCGTGCGGGCAACAAGGTCATATCAACAAAGACCGACCGCTCTGGATATATTGACGTCCTTGTTCTCGACCACGGGCTGGAGCCCGGCTGGCACGAAGTAACAATCGAGGCTGCGGCAGCGGAGCCGATCATCGCGAAGGTCTTGATTGTTCGTCCCGAAGCCCGCCGCGGCATGGTGTCCGATATTGACGACACGGTCATGATCACCTGGCTTCCCCGCATGGTCCTCGCGGCCTGGAACTCGTGGGTGCGGCACACAAACACCCGGAAACCGGTGCCCGGGATGGCGAAGTTTTATCGGGAGCTCCTCGACGACGCCCCCGATGCTCCCGTCTTCTACCTGTCGACGGGTGCCTGGAATACCCTGCCGACTCTCGACATTTTCCTTACCCTCAACGGGTTCCCCACGGGGCCTCTCCTGCTGACCGATTGGGGCCCCACTCCCACCTCGGTCTTCCGTTCCGGGCAGGAACACAAGAAGACCCAGCTGAGGAACCTCATCATCACGTTCCCTGACATCGAGTGGTACTTGATTGGTGACGACGGTCAGCATGACCCGCTGATCTTTGACGAGCTGGCACGCGAACACCCCCGCCACATTGCCGGTATTGCAATCCGCCAGCTCAACCCGGTCGAGCAGGTCCTTTCGCACGGCATGACAGAAGCGATCGAGGATCGTCGTTCGGTTGATGACGAAGCACGCCACGGCGTCCCGATCATCTACGGTGCGGATGGCTACGAGCTACTCTCCTCCCTCAACGACCAAAACAACAGGCCGCAGACCCCCAAAAACTAAGCTGCCTCCCCACGTGCGGACCCGCCCCGTACCGTCGGGCCCGCCCGTGTTTTCGATGGAGTATATGCTT
This genomic window contains:
- a CDS encoding CPBP family intramembrane glutamic endopeptidase — its product is MTVLTKTEPDTELSVAEPNGLDAPPSYSHRKEIITVVSVIGLLAGLNFLAHFTPLSLWFFTIPVGVGVILLLGRAMGHTMADIGISRSTLKKGLKYGSIAAGIVLLGVLIGVLLPITRDFFLNDSYSSARTALLAAFVLIPIQTVLPEELAFRGILHSSLQKLGGIRAVLFAGSILFGLWHVASSLNLTAGNEGLTAMLGTGTLAQWVGIGLAVIATSFAGAAFTWLRHRSESVLAPIGLHWALNAFGALAAAAVFQM
- a CDS encoding App1 family protein; translated protein: MAIADIARKLEDSFNRRGTVKRVEKGWRPSIIGFTGYGSVTSLHVLGRVVMADPNSKSLFKPLRLPPSAHTVLGTVQEAFEQAQKLSDTAQRGWRQFFTTQVGFLPVTIRAGNKVISTKTDRSGYIDVLVLDHGLEPGWHEVTIEAAAAEPIIAKVLIVRPEARRGMVSDIDDTVMITWLPRMVLAAWNSWVRHTNTRKPVPGMAKFYRELLDDAPDAPVFYLSTGAWNTLPTLDIFLTLNGFPTGPLLLTDWGPTPTSVFRSGQEHKKTQLRNLIITFPDIEWYLIGDDGQHDPLIFDELAREHPRHIAGIAIRQLNPVEQVLSHGMTEAIEDRRSVDDEARHGVPIIYGADGYELLSSLNDQNNRPQTPKN